A part of Leishmania major strain Friedlin complete genome, chromosome 11 genomic DNA contains:
- a CDS encoding putative cyclin-dependent protein kinase, whose product MGGELDNQNKDVPDDGNAACKRACMERLLPSMQQRFAELAHTGVGESSLTVEALFQRYQRVLKVGEGTFGEVFVLYDTVAHTYITMKRMHTLLSLRRRSLGIHRCTFREVELLAALQHPNIVQVLDYHILSDGSLVMLMPVIAHDLTSLLRRWPSTPQSSDHGTASTAASTRPRMPLHVVKCIFRQIIAGVAYLHKHKVVHRDLKPSNVMVDHTGVVKLIDFGWSRFCAAAGAMTGPPCVTAFRPPEVLMGAHNHYTFSLDIWCCGCILFEMLTGGTPFAKSRNEAECLANIVDWLGSPPSSSEVYYRRAARCPFPLAPGRPDTFAQRCSNYGIKSAEAMFLRRMLCLEPGERATAEALLRDPWFTTAPTMCVPRAVPLPAHNMFRLVEVKRKELEH is encoded by the coding sequence ATGGGAGGGGAACTGGATAACCAGAACAAAGACGTGCCTGATGACGGCAACGCAGCGTGCAAGCGGGCGTGCATGGAGCGCTTGCTCCCTTccatgcagcagcgcttTGCAGAGCTGGCCCATACTGGCGTCGGCGAGTCGTCTCTCACCGTGGAGGCACTTTTCCAGAGATACCAGCGCGTGCTGAAAGTAGGCGAGGGCACCTTCGGCGAAGTATTTGTTCTTTACGACACCGTGGCCCACACGTACATCACCATGaagcgcatgcacacgctgcTCAGCTTGCGGCGCCGCAGTCTGGGCATCCACCGTTGCACTTTTCGGGAAGTAGAGCTGCTtgcggcactgcagcatcCGAACATCGTCCAGGTGCTTGATTATCATATCCTTTCCGACGGTAGTTTGGTGATGCTGATGCCGGTTATCGCACACGACCTCACATCTCTGCTGCGTCGGTGGCCCTCAACCCCACAAAGCAGCGACCACGGCACAGCTTCGACCGCTGCCTCCACGCGTCCGCGCATGCCGCTGCACGTCGTCAAGTGCATCTTCCGTCAGATCATCGCCGGGGTTGCCTACCTCCACAAGCACAAAGTAGTTCACCGCGACTTGAAGCCGAGCAATGTCATGGTCGATCACACCGGTGTGGTGAAGCTGATCGACTTCGGGTGGTCGCGCTTCTGTGCCGCGGCAGGAGCCATGACAGGCCCACCCTGTGTTACTGCTTTTCGGCCGCCCGAGGTGCTGATGGGGGCGCACAACCATTACACCTTCAGCCTCGACATCTGGTGCTGTGGGTGCATCTTGTTCGAGATGTTGACGGGCGGCACACCGTTTGCAAAGAGCCGAAACGAGGCGGAGTGCCTCGCCAATATTGTGGACTGGCTGGGCTCCCCGCCTAGCTCCAGCGAGGTGTACTACCggcgcgccgcccgctgTCCTTTCCCTCTGGCCCCTGGTCGTCCCGACACGTTCGCGCAGCGGTGTAGCAACTACGGCATCAAGTCAGCAGAAGCAATGTTTCTGCGGCGGATGCTGTGTCTAGAACCAGGGGAGCGGGCCACCGCCGAGGCACTCCTCAGAGACCCCTGGTTTACAACGGCACCGACGATGTGCGTGCCGAGGGCCGTTCCGCTTCCGGCACACAATATGTTCCGACTGGTAGAGGTCAAGCggaaggagctggagcatTGA
- a CDS encoding NGG1 interacting factor 3-like protein, which produces MALLQRVAQVMQEVAPLSLADHSWDNVGVLLESPAPNKSNAIMLTIDLTPEVMEECLEKNVEVILAYHPPLFRPVKRLTLQDPKQRIILQAASAGMSIYAPHTSLDAAEGGINDWLASLVAGDGAYTASPIQPTSSYAPNAAEATKATGMGRLVKLKEEVEFCSMVGSLKQQLGLATVRVALPDSWEPSHKVSSVALCAGSGTSVFRLLRLPVHVLLSGEMSHHDVLAATAAGQAVILCEHTNTERGFLKAVLQRTLQAKLEGTTVLVSDKDSDPLTAW; this is translated from the coding sequence ATGGCACTTCTTCAGCGTGTGGCGCAGGTCATGCAGGAGGTGGCCCCGCTAAGCCTCGCAGACCACTCGTGGGACAACGTAGGCGTTCTTCTCGAGTCCCCGGCACCCAACAAGAGCAACGCCATTATGCTCACCATCGACCTCACCCCGGAGGTGATGGAGGAGTGCCTGGAAAAAAACGTTGAGGTCATTCTCGCCTACCATCCGCCGCTCTTCCGCCCTGTGAAGCGCTTGACGCTGCAGGATCCGAAGCAACGGATTATTCTGCAGGCGGCCTCGGCAGGGATGTCAATCTACGCGCCACACACATCGCTCGACGCTGCAGAAGGCGGCATCAACGACTGGCTTGCCTCCTTGGttgctggcgacggcgcttACACCGCCAGTCCCATCCAGCCCACTTCCTCGTACGCACCGAACGCGGCGGAGGCAACGAAGGCCACCGGAATGGGCCGCCTTGTCAAATtaaaggaggaggtggagttCTGCTCTATGGTGGGGtcgctgaagcagcagctgggcCTGGCCACGGTGCGAGTGGCGCTGCCAGACTCATGGGAACCGTCTCACAAGGTATCGTCAGTAGCCCTGTGTGCCGGTAGCGGCACCAGTGTGtttcggctgctgcgcctcccaGTGCACGTGTTGCTTTCGGGTGAGATGAGCCACCATGATGTGctggccgccacggcagctgGGCAGGCGGTCATCCTTTGCGAGCACACAAACACCGAGCGCGGCTTTCTTAAAGCGGTGTTGCAACGCACGCTGCAGGCAAAGTTAGAGGGAACTACCGTGCTGGTCTCCGACAAGGACAGCGATCCACTCACAGCCTGGTAG
- the ABCH1 gene encoding putative ATP-binding cassette protein subfamily H member 1: MDPIISCDNIHKTYLLGIEGVPALRGADVDINLGELLVLYGTSGGGKSTLLNVLGTIDTPTKGNMFLFGKRVTDQTPDSELAAMRLQRIGFVFQSFNLISTMDALGNVSLPMVIKGSLSASDIKKRATALLEEVGLGHRLHHFPSMLSGGEQQRVTIARALANEPEILFLDEPTGDLDTKNTLIIMNILLRLNRERGLTMVMVTHDVYIRQYAHRVIYIRDGKVSTTETVHSNVRERAWNELQESLLKANTWTERPKTPTSEQRAPQDYATFSAQGPLNLDEDPEMQQVVDVLFGPQ, from the coding sequence ATGGACCCCATCATATCCTGCGATAACATTCACAAGACGTACCTCCTCGGCATCGAGGGTGTACCGGCGCTGCGTGGCGCGGATGTGGACATAAACCTTGGCGAACTTCTCGTGTTGTACGGCACGAGCGGCGGTGGTAAGAGCACGCTCCTCAACGTTCTCGGGACAATTGACACCCCGACAAAGGGAAATATGTTCCTTTTCGGAAAGCGTGTGACGGATCAAACGCCGGACTCAGAGCTAGCAGCGATGCGCTTGCAGCGCATCGGGTTTGTCTTTCAGTCGTTCAACCTCATCTCTACCATGGATGCACTGGGCAATGTGTCGCTGCCGATGGTGATCAAAGGTTCGCTATCAGCGTCGGACATCAAAAAGCGTGCCACCGCACTCCTCGAGGAGGTTGGTCTCGGGCATAGGCTGCACCACTTTCCATCAATGCTCTCTGGtggtgagcagcagcgcgtgacAATTGCCCGGGCTCTTGCCAATGAGCCGGAGATCTTGTTTCTCGATGAGCCTACAGGCGACCTGGACACTAAGAACACTCTCATCATCATGAACATTCTTCTACGGCTGAACCGTGAGCGTGGTCTCACAATGGTGATGGTGACTCACGATGTGTACATAAGACAGTACGCCCATCGCGTCATTTACATCCGCGATGGCAAGGTGAGCACCACCGAAACCGTTCACAGTAATGTTCGCGAGCGAGCTTGGAATGAGCTGCAGGAGTCCCTGCTGAAGGCAAACACCTGGACAGAGCGACCGAAGACACCTACCAGCGAGCAGCGCGCCCCTCAGGACTACGCCACATTCTCAGCGCAAGGTCCGCTGAATCTGGATGAGGACCCAGAAATGCAGCAGGTGGTCGATGTGCTTTTCGGGCCTCAGTAG
- a CDS encoding putative seryl-tRNA synthetase produces MGLDIQLFRDPEMADIVRESERRRYARPEIVDDIIEIDKRWRRTQFLTEASKKMINTCSKAVGAKKKAKEADGDVSEVPADVMSAAQEGTLDTEKLEPLCILQLKELSKALSTQVESLAKLAAEQEAERDRMVISVGNVLHESVPVSNDEETGNVVVRTFGDVTRRMRMTHVDCMERLGLMDTSKTVTAMAGGRAFVLRGGLVQLQFALISYALNFLIARGYEPFYPPFFLNKEYMGAVAQLSDFDESLYKVSGDGDEKYLIATSEAPIAAYHTNKWFTEMKEPIKYAGVSSCFRKEAGAHGRDTLGIFRVHQFDKLEQFVVCSPREDQSWKMLEEMIQTSQDFNESLGLPYRVINICSGALNNAAAKKYDLEAWFPGSGAFRELVSCSNCTDYQARSVNCRFGPNTKGSTASNTKEYCHMLNGTLCAVTRTMCCICENYQTEEGIVIPEVLRPFMMGTEMLKFPAEAPAADKE; encoded by the coding sequence ATGGGGCTCGACATTCAGCTGTTCCGCGATCCCGAGATGGCGGATATAGTGCGCGAGtcggagcgccgccgctacgcCAGGCCGGAGATCGTCGATGATATCATCGAGATTGAcaagcgctggcgccgcacGCAGTTTCTAACGGAAGCCAGCAAGAAAATGATCAACACTTGCAGCAAAGCCGTCGGTGCCAAGAAGAAGGCAAAGGAGGCGGATGGCGACGTCTCTGAAGTGCCGGCGGATGTCATGAGCGCCGCCCAGGAAGGCACGTTAGACACGGAGAAGCTGGAGCCGTTGTGCATTCTCCAGTTAAAGGAACTGTCCAAGGCACTATCGACGCAGGTGGAGAGTCTTGCAAAGctggccgcggagcaggaaGCGGAGCGGGATCGCATGGTGATTAGCGTTGGCAACGTCCTGCACGAGTCTGTCCCGGTCTCGAACGATGAGGAAACCGGCAACGTGGTCGTGCGCACCTTTGGTGACGTGACGCGCCGCATGAGGATGACGCATGTAGACTGCATGGAGCGTCTGGGTCTTATGGACACGTCCAAGACGGTAACGGCAATGGCGGGTGGCCGCGCATTTGTTCTGCGCGGTGgcctcgtgcagctgcagttcGCCCTCATCTCGTACGCGCTCAACTTCCTCATCGCCCGCGGCTACGAGCCCTTTTACCCGCCCTTCTTCCTCAACAAGGAGTATATGGGTGCAGTGGCGCAGCTTTCTGACTTTGACGAGTCTCTCTACAAGGTTTCCGGCGACGGGGACGAGAAGTACCTGATTGCGACGAGCGAGGCGCCCATTGCCGCCTACCACACCAACAAGTGGTTCACCGAAATGAAGGAACCGATCAAGTACGCGGGCGTCTCGTCGTGCTTCCGAAAGGAGGCCGGCGCGCACGGCCGCGACACGCTCGGCATCTTCCGCGTCCACCAGTTCGACAAACTGGAGCAGTTCGTTGTGTGCTCTCCTCGCGAAGATCAGTCGTGGAAGATGCTGGAAGAGATGATTCAGACCTCCCAGGACTTCAACGAGAGCCTTGGTCTGCCGTACCGCGTCATCAACATCTGCTCTGGTGCCCTCAACAATGCTGCTGCCAAGAAGTACGATCTGGAGGCGTGGTTCCCCGGCTCTGGCGCATTCCGCGAGCTTGTTTCGTGCTCGAACTGCACGGACTACCAGGCCCGCAGTGTTAACTGCCGCTTCGGCCCGAACACGAAGGGCAGCACAGCAAGCAACACGAAGGAATACTGCCACATGCTGAACGGTACTCTCTGCGCTGTCACCCGCACAATGTGCTGCATCTGCGAAAACTACCAGACCGAGGAAGGCATCGTGATCCCCGAGGTACTGCGCCCCTTTATGATGGGGACGGAGATGCTCAAGTTCCCGGCAGAAGCCCCTGCGGCCGATAAGGAGTAA
- a CDS encoding putative SNF2/RAD54 related DNA helicase yields the protein MEYLLPVETCFRCGHRYAFRLSRFGCVFSCACDECIDVLKVAAVFSAAVRGRTAAVPFVPVMSSPSCELTFSMKMVSVEMDFVRDRVSAHFRNFHDAEVARIAFSLSLALREQLAGSGAVLTGPAPVMEQLTEELLESAQDPALPFFVSPPPPGLRKAVAGILSSAVPETRLDRIPHLLRRTMKAHQVEGVRTALRWGGRILFADDMGVGKTMQALATVAALEAYPLLTVCPSALKLMWADLIEQYLHEQVSVEEIHPIHGANDALSSDSQPKVVLVSYHMAAVLEKQLQSRSWKCLLCDESHLLHTNVSGADATYTRVVVAIGKRTPYCLLLSGTPATDNPFDLYNQIDMLRPNLLGGSRFEFAMRYCQLTFSPYLQVGESTRRVEFLSLLRSCCMLRRLKEDVLELPRKSRVVMRVAHRLSPHSDARRSGEAPYQERYANSWKANWNGIAEAVEHCCSKYDRVVLLAHHIELIDSLVQWARGHCKRAVCIDGRVPVQQRGDLLHAFHRGEAGIAVIGITACAVGISLAPAQCAVFCELPPDAAWMRQAEDRLHRPGQREEVVVYYLLGLHSQFDAELFSRLCRGVSIAEESRGASLSLSQIAHASPPTLQPKPASKAPTHGLVQPMAEPLLFCISKNTGRIHVRARKSTGFYTTFPWHEARQCVQQRQDPMWQQLDTFLESVTRLSPFHRRQLVLCQAWLPPVFQWKSVGAAASTPRRRNRYAKTMTVGWGVWWEVRRSYFPTCYYFGPLTAAASNKYEAGCLNCAASLPQLDRRAYIFVPGAICGAANGDSELFCSGKCRLSFFIRRSAGAIRRSVEGVDKSVCSHCHVDCERLCTSVAAAAGRQERVAVIGRLHPQLLQLPALCEKVVSNPIPGNFWHADHMVPVACGGGEATLDNLQTLCVVCHAIKTHEDMRQLRQQRALLPVQGPVARTTVDVAWVKVTASSGSRVTWRKV from the coding sequence ATGGAATACCTGTTGCCTGTCGAGACCTGTTTTCGATGCGGTCATCGCTACGCATTTCGCCTGTCGCGCTTTGGCTGTGTGTTCTCGTGTGCATGCGACGAGTGCATCGACGTGCTGAAAGTGGCCGCGGTGttctccgccgccgtgcgtgGACGAACAGCCGCGGTGCCGTTTGTCCCGGTTATGTCATCCCCATCGTGCGAACTCACCTTTTCCATGAAGATGGTGTCGGTGGAGATGGACTTTGTGCGCGATCGTGTTTCCGCCCACTTCCGCAACTTTCACGACGCTGAAGTGGCGCGGATAGCGTTTAGCCTTTCCCTCGCACTTCGCGAGCAACTGGCGGGGAGCGGGGCAGTTCTGACTGGCCCAGCACCAGTGATGGAGCAGCTCACTGAGGAGCTTCTCGAGTCCGCACAAGATCCCGCGCTTCCGTTCTTTGTGagccctccgccgcctggcCTGCGCAAAGCTGTAGCTGGCATTCTCAGCAGTGCAGTGCCCGAAACCAGGCTCGATCGGATTCCACATCTCCTTCGTCGCACTATGAAAGCCCATCAAGTAGAGGGTGTGAGAACGGCGCTGCGATGGGGAGGGCGGATTCTTTTTGCAGACGACATGGGTGTTGGAAAAACGATGCAGGCATTGGCCACCGTGGCAGCACTCGAGGCTTATCCACTTCTCACCGTATGTCCCTCGGCGTTAAAGCTCATGTGGGCAGACCTAATCGAGCAGTATCTGCACGAGCAGGTTTCTGTGGAGGAGATCCACCCGATTCACGGCGCCAATGACGCGCTCAGTAGTGACTCGCAGCCAAAGGTGGTGCTGGTCAGCTATCACATGGCAGCAGTGCTagagaagcagctgcagtctCGGAGCTGGAAGTGTCTCTTGTGCGACGAGAGCCATCTTCTGCACACAAATGTTAGCGGAGCTGATGCAACCTATACTCGTGTGGTGGTAGCTATCGGGAAACGGACGCCTTACTGTCTCCTGCTTTCTGGAACGCCGGCTACGGATAATCCATTCGATCTGTATAACCAGATCGACATGCTCCGGCCCAACCTACTCGGGGGGTCGCGCTTTGAGTTTGCGATGCGGTACTGCCAGCTCACCTTCTCTCCCTACTTGCAGGTTGGAGAGTCGACGAGGAGGGTGGAGTTCTtatcgctgctgcgctcctgctgtatgctgcgccgcctcaaGGAGGATGTGCTGGAGCTGCCACGAAAAAGCAGAGTTGTGATGCGGGTAGCACATCGTCTTAGCCCGCACAGTGAcgcccgccgcagcggggAAGCACCGTATCAGGAACGGTACGCGAATAGCTGGAAAGCAAACTGGAACGGCATCGCGGAAGCAGTGgagcactgctgcagcaagTACGACCGCGTTGTGCTTCTGGCGCACCACATCGAGCTGATTGACTCACTTGTGCAGTGGGCTCGTGGCCACTGCAAGCGTGCGGTATGCATCGACGGGCGAGTGCCGGTGCAACAGCGTGGAGATCTCCTACACGCTTTCCACCGAGGGGAGGCGGGAATTGCGGTAATCGGAATCACAGCGTGCGCAGTGGGTATTTCGCTAGCACCGGCTCAGTGTGCCGTGTTCTGTGAGCTCCCCCCTGACGCAGCGTGGATGCGGCAGGCAGAGGATCGCCTGCATCGCCCTGGACAGCGCGAAGAGGTTGTTGTATACTATCTCCTAGGGCTCCATTCGCAGTTTGACGCCGAGCTCTTTTCCCGCTTGTGCAGGGGCGTCTCCATCGCGGAGGAGTCGAGAGGTGCAAGCCTCTCGCTTTCGCAAATCGCGCACGCATCCCCCCCAACACTGCAGCCGAAGCCTGCTTCCAAGGCGCCGACGCATGGCTTAGTGCAGCCAATGGCGGAGCCTTTGCTCTTTTGTATTAGCAAAAACACCGGTCGCATCCATGTACGCGCAAGAAAATCGACTGGCTTTTACACCACGTTTCCGTGGCATGAGGCAAGACagtgcgtgcagcagcgtcaagACCCAAtgtggcagcagctggaCACTTTCCTTGAATCCGTTACTCGTCTTTCACCGTTTCATCGGAGACAACTCGTCCTTTGCCAGGCGTGGCTGCCTCCTGTCTTCCAGTGGAAAAGCGTCGGAGCGGCTGCCTCGACTCCACGACGGCGCAACCGCTATGCGAAAACTATGACTGTCGGATGGGGAGTATGGTGGGAAGTGCGCCGATCGTACTTTCCCACGTGTTACTACTTTGGTCCcctcaccgctgctgcgagcaATAAATACGAGGCGGGCTGCCTGAACTGCGCGGCGAGCCTCCCACAGCTCGATCGGCGTGCCTACATCTTTGTGCCCGGGGCAATTTGCGGTGCCGCCAACGGCGATTCCGAGCTCTTCTGCTCCGGTAAGTGTAGACTGTCATTTTTTATCCGGCGGTCTGCTGGAGCGATACGCCGCAGTGTTGAGGGTGTAGACAAGAGTGTTTGCTCGCACTGCCACGTTGACTGTGAGAGACTGTGCACCTccgtagcagcagcagcagggaggcAAGAGCGTGTGGCTGTGATTGGGAGGCTGCACCCGCAACTGCTGCAACTCCCCGCTCTCTGCGAGAAGGTCGTCTCGAATCCTATCCCTGGGAATTTCTGGCACGCTGATCACATGGTTCCCGTTGCATGTGGTGGCGGGGAGGCGACTCTAGACAACCTGCAGACGCTGTGCGTCGTCTGTCACGCCATCAAAACCCATGAAGATATGAGGCAActgcgacagcagcgtgCACTGTTGCCTGTTCAAGGGCCAGTGGCTCGAACAACAGTCGACGTCGCGTGGGTAAAGGTGACTGCTTCCAGTGGCTCACGGGTCACATGGCGCAAAGTGTGA
- a CDS encoding putative protein kinase — protein MAKEVLNNIQPCLPSGMPCMMQIVSTVASIVECGIDPPSQQQNGKAQGEPKVLSAGQSSSLTPVPLKAKEALKLSLFAFHLLKKCCHMKNPESNEEAASNFDWLVKYLLESVRIFPEAARSFFPWNGISSSRAFAANIESALALPPDQQGLPKWLWEDEGRNPRIQQGSEGRYRNEFIQQRLLGAGGFAPVYVCRKKIDGRLYAIKKIAMTEAQSEKVLREVQTLAALNHKNIVRYYDAWVEDGCDEDLREFVDTDAEDEEDEEDEEIKHGGKMLSPQSRAAARASLSSDTDRTASLYSSAEEKSSSVDTSEEDDESGESCSDSGDARSDVKMHEPKGRRPSMNFQTLYIQMELCSARSLRHLIDESDSSDSGGIFSSANGETVAVSILRQLLSVTAHTHRERIVHRDLKPENVLFEMESNHNSEAGIIRVADFGLARVMSGVKRIRSVLDVDEVNTPTNLVSANYPTGNCGSVLYCAPEQEKGLEYDFKVDEFSIGMIAFEMWLAIAGKGFRERFTIMGEVWRTGKLPQWFARWNPTMADIIEKLLEPDPRRRTTCEAVLSTAELPGDPADLTSALDTVDRYGERIAGRIIQKIQRIGSEFRKPSRASRDDAQFVGSSQCTDVVQAVQVIGMLHGAVPLALFDPTVAMNPKLAEMNVDCVMDSSGRSVAYSALPYFATASFLGMQENSSIGSFYQFYHRVRSYVIFTTPLPHHGVFNECVLEPLLSLCHLLALTKTTEPMEVIVSHVDWLKTVFPAEIGTRSPPPALCHLRSEILTADQIGHAISSITESLCAAGLLLCDERDEYIKKFTMAVVDVINTFAKHMNTHLTLVMDPALQPSDLLVARKALETGVIFECRSTRGAVPLAFGCFLDNFTANCTVVNPDVSAFSVVVDVQHLLNVGKHVHVTWRENLLLDGVALRRHDLYSLTQLPHVVEAAIQLWKGNIRACIRADTDARALARALKAKQIRWLLVDGKRIVAVSTNQQGKVSGHSGDIALDDLRQTVRSLSVKDKSTSSASIDVQFLSGKVETRTADKIVELFSTMMTPPPSTVVVVNTDVKRIHECLEQFNESAPDSPPETLAEPTLARWIKANAATSSVVPVYSLTEGKIVFFVNYKRFKVSGKKK, from the coding sequence ATGGCCAAGGAGGTGTTGAACAACATTCAGCCGTGTCTCCCTAGCGGTATGCCTTGCATGATGCAAATCGTCTCCACTGTGGCCTCCATTGTAGAGTGCGGCATCGATCcaccgtcgcagcagcagaacggAAAGGCGCAAGGTGAGCCAAAAGTGCTTAGCGCGGGCCAGTCGTCATCACTGACGCCAGTTCCGCTGAAGGCGAAGGAAGCGTTGAAGCTCAGCCTGTTTGCGTTTCACCTTCTAAAGAAGTGCTGTCACATGAAGAACCCAGAGTCGAACGAGGAGGCTGCCAGCAACTTCGACTGGCTTGTCAAGTACCTGCTGGAGAGCGTCAGGATTTTCCCGGAAGCGGCGCGTAGCTTTTTTCCATGGAATGGAATTTCGTCTTCGCGTGCCTTTGCCGCGAACATTGAGAGCGCCCTGGCTCTCCCCCCAGATCAGCAGGGCCTGCCAAAATGGCTTTGGGAGGATGAAGGACGCAACCCTCGCATCCAGCAAGGTTCAGAGGGTCGCTACCGGAACGAGTTCATTCAGCAGCGTCTTCTCGGGGCCGGTGGTTTTGCTCCTGTGTACGTCTGTCGGAAGAAGATCGATGGCCGCTTGTACGCGATTAAGAAGATTGCAATGACAGAGGCGCAGTCTGAGAAGGTTCTGCGAGAAGTGCAGACTCTCGCTGCACTGAACCACAAGAACATTGTTCGCTACTACGATGCGTGGGTCGAGGACGGGTGCGATGAGGACTTGCGTGAGTTCGTTGACACCGACGCGGAGGATGAGGAAGATGAGGAAGATGAGGAGATCAAGCACGGCGGGAAAATGCTATCACCCCAAtcgcgtgccgctgcccgtgCTTCATTGTCCTCGGATACTGACCGCACCGCTTCGCTCTACTCGTcagcagaggaaaagagCAGCAGTGTGGACacgagcgaggaggacgacgaaTCCGGTGAATCCTGCAGCGATAGCGGTGACGCGCGAAGTGATGTCAAAATGCACGAGCCAAAGGGGAGGCGGCCGTCCATGAATTTCCAGACGCTTTACATTCAAATGGAGCTGTGCTCTGCCCGATCACTTCGCCATTTGATTGACGAAAGCGACTCCAGCGACTCTGGTGGCATCTTTTCTTCCGCCAACGGAGAAACGGTCGCCGTGTCCAttctccgccagctcctctCCGTCACAGCTCACACGCATCGCGAGCGCATTGTTCATCGAGATCTGAAGCCTGAAAATGTGCTATTCGAAATGGAGTCGAACCACAACAGTGAGGCTGGGATCATCCGCGTCGCAGACTTTGGCCTGGCGCGCGTGATGAGCGGCGTAAAGCGTATCAGGAGCGTTCTGGACGTGGATGAGGTGAACACGCCGACAAATTTGGTCTCCGCCAACTATCCCACAGGCAACTGCGGCTCGGTGCTGTACTGCGCGCCAGAGCAGGAGAAGGGTCTCGAGTACGATTTCAAGGTTGACGAGTTTAGCATCGGGATGATCGCGTTTGAAATGTGGCTTGCCATCGCCGGAAAAGGCTTCCGCGAGCGTTTTACTATTATGGGCGAAGTCTGGCGCACTGGCAAGCTTCCGCAGTGGTTTGCGCGGTGGAACCCGACGATGGCCGATATCATCgagaagctgctggagcCTGACCCGCGTCGACGCACCACCTGCGAGGCTGTGCTGAGCACGGCTGAGCTTCCAGGTGATCCGGCTGATCTCACAAGTGCGCTGGACACAGTGGACAGGTATGGCGAGAGAATAGCTGGACGCATCATCCAGAAAATCCAACGAATCGGATCTGAGTTCCGCAAGCCATCGAGGGCATCCCGCGACGACGCTCAATTTGTCGGATCGTCGCAGTGCACAGATGTGGTGCAAGCGGTTCAGGTGATCGGCATGCTGCACGGCGCCGTCCCGTTGGCGCTCTTTGACCCGACTGTGGCAATGAACCCTAAGCTGGCTGAGATGAATGTGGACTGTGTGATGGACAGCAGTGGCCGCAGCGTTGCCTACTCTGCCCTTCCATACTTTGCGACAGCGTCGTTTCTCGGCATGCAGGAGAATAGCTCCATCGGCTCCTTTTATCAGTTTTACCATCGCGTTCGATCCTATGTCATATTCacgacaccgctgccccaCCACGGTGTATTCAACGAGTGTGTGCTGGAGCCGTTGCTGTCGCTATGTCATCTGCTCGCGTTGACAAAAACGACGGAGCCGATGGAGGTGATTGTGTCGCACGTCGACTGGCTAAAGACAGTGTTTCCCGCCGAGATTGGAACGCGGtcaccgccacctgcgctGTGTCATCTGCGCAGCGAGATCCTCACAGCAGACCAGATCGGGCATGCTATCTCAAGTATCACGGAGAGTCTGTGCGCTGCCggactgctgctgtgcgacgAGCGTGACGAGTACATCAAAAAGTTCACAATGGCAGTTGTCGACGTCATAAACACGTTTGCGAAGCACATGAATACGCACCTCACTCTAGTTATGGACCCGGCACTGCAGCCCAGCGACTTGCTCGTTGCGCGAAAAGCCCTGGAGACGGGCGTCATTTTCGAGTGTCGCTCTACGCGCGGGGCGGTACCGCTGGCCTTTGGCTGTTTCCTGGACAACTTCACTGCGAACTGCACCGTTGTGAACCCCGACGTTTCTGCATTCTCCGTAGTGGTGgacgtgcagcacctcctcaaCGTGGGCAAGCACGTACACGTGACTTGGCGTGAGAATCTTCTGTTGGATGGTGTCGCTTTGCGGCGACACGATTTATACTCGCTCACGCAACTCCCTCACGtcgtggaggcggcgatTCAGCTGTGGAAGGGAAACATACGGGCGTGCATCCGCGCTGACACGGACGCTCGCGCACTGGCGCGGGCCCTGAAGGCGAAGCAGATCAGGTGGTTACTCGTGGATGGGAAGCGGATCGTAGCGGTGTCAACGAATCAGCAGGGTAAAGTAAGCGGACACAGTGGCGACATCGCGCTCGACGATCTGCGACAAACTGTCCGCAGCCTTTCCGTAAAGGATAAGTCGACAAGCAGTGCGAGCATCGACGTTCAGTTCCTTTCGGGAAAGGTTGAGACCCGCACAGCTGATAAGATTGTAGAGCTGTTCTCCACAATGATgacaccgcctccgtccacagtggtggtggtgaatACTGACGTGAAGCGCATTCACGAATGTCTGGAACAGTTTAACGAGTCGGCGCCGGACTCGCCACCCGAGACCCTTGCAGAGCCCACGCTGGCCAGGTGGATAAAGGCTAACGCTGCGACGTCGAGTGTGGTGCCTGTCTACTCCCTGACCGAGGGAAAGATAGTCTTTTTTGTGAACTACAAACGATTCAAGGTCTCTGGCAAAAAGAAATAA